aatgttAAAGCTATTGACAGAGTCTAGAAGTAATGTTTAATATACGTCGACGCGCGAAACTGCAGTAAAATTCAACTGCGATTAATGATACTAATATAATTGTGAACAAAATCTttgaaaatggagaagTTTCACATAACCTAAACTGtgttataaaatataatattCTTACCCAGTCTCTTTGTTTAACCGTTTCATAAGCCAAACATTACAATACGGGTCGACACAAACATTCAGTGCTGGTTCATAGACCTGATCTCCTACACAGCTTATTTTTTTTGTGCATTTGCTGGAGGTTCCATCTATCTGGTTTTTGTTAATTAGTCCTATCCTATTTCCTTTTGTGTCAATCGCTATGTTTAGAGATTCCAAAActgaaaagtttttgttttaatatATATTCCTTACCTTTATATCCAATTTTTATTGTTGGAGAAATAGTGTAGGGGGATGGCTCAGAGATTTCGTCTGGAAGTATGCAAATTTTCCAAGATTCACCATCATCTATCAACAAGTTCTCCAGTGGAATAGTTATAGTTGGATTTGTCACTTTGTCAAAATTTACATGGTAGTCTTCCTTTAGTTTAAACTGGAGAAGCGGAAAGTCACCTGATGAATCCTTTTTTAGCGTACAATATTTGGGTTTATTATCTTGGGTAAAGCAAGAAGGGTCAACAGGCAAATATGTCATTATAGTGATCCAAAAATTTTTCGGAACAACAAGAGACTCCGAACTTAAATCTATGATAGCTTCCCAATTCGAAGATACTTTCCCGAACAGGTTCACACCACacattgtaaaattatACATTGTAAATTGTAAGTATGCATTATTATAAATACCACCAAATTGTCTCTTCTCCGACCAAGCTATTTCGGAGTCTCTAAGTTTATCAAGTCCCAAGTAAATTTTGCTTTGAGGGTTGTTATAATCAGGCTTATTGATATCAACTACAAAATATCCTTCATaatcatttaaaatattgTTCCATAAGGATTTTCCACGGCAGCAAATATCAAGTCCTGCCAGACCAAAGATTCCATCTACATTCTTAAGTATGCGTGGATAATCGCCAACATTTATGGTTCTGGCTAGTTTCACCGGGATTTTTTCGGCGTCATAGCCACCTTCTTTGTGGTCTATCTTCAGTGAGATATTTTCAAACCCTTCCAATGTGCGCAATTCATACTTAAATCCGTTACTgtgaaaatatattggtGTGACATCTTTTATAGAGTCCGGAGAAGCTACTGTTACACAAGAAAATTTGTTTGTTCCTGGAACACATACGGTGTTATTATTGCACCAAGATGCGGTAGTAGAAGCACTCGGAATATAACACGGCTTTGAATCGTCGTGAAAACATATCTGTTTAGTGTCCTCAAAGAGAACAATACCACATACTGTGGAATTTAGAGCCAACAATAGGGGTTGACTGCCTACTTTAACAGATATAGCATATCCTGTTCCAGATATATATTCTAGTGGAATTgagtttgttttattaATCAATTCTGAAGCGGATTCTTGCGTACATAAAGCGATATTGTTGCAGAGCGTAGAACGTAGGACAACAATGAAATGTACCACCAACAACACTTTTAAAAAATTATTGGCCATTGTTCCATCATGTTAGATGAATTAACAGGGCTAGTGTACGCGCAGTAAAAACCTACTTATCAACACACTAATGGTGGGAACAACACCAGATCGGGGTGTACATAAAACTGACAAATTACTTTATTATTAGCCATTTTCAATGCGAAAATTTTTATAACAGTCTAAAATTTGCCGATTTATATCTGAAAAAACCATTGTTTCTCCATCCACTTCAATCAGTGAATGACAGGAATGTTTGTGGATACAATGCAGTAAAATTCATATCATATTGGAACTAATTTCCATTAGCTTAATTTTCCTTATTTTTAGCTTTCCATGATTGCCTATTCATCAATCTGCAATGATATTTAAATAGATTTTTGAGATAATTATTTTATTTCTGTAAACTAGTTTACAAGGTATTCATGTGGTATTTCATCCCTGAGGGAGCCACTTTCGTAAAGCTCTTCTATTATGTCATGCCCTCCGATTAGGGTCCCCTGAGGAAATAATATTCATAGATGTTAACACTCACATTGACATATAATTGGGGATATGTTGGCCAGTTAGAATAAACCTTAAGTTCTTCTCTCAATTCTGGATCTTCAAAGATGTTATAACCCTCAAACTTTATGCCAGATTTATTTAGCATATTAACAACCGCCCTGCTGAAGCGACAAAATGGATCATCCTTGGTGCCTTTTATGAATACTATGACTGGATTATCCGATATTAACCTTTTAATCTTATCCAGAGTAGTTTCCTGAGCTTTCTCTTTCATCCATCCTCTTATGAATGTAACTATCATTGCCGTGCTACACCCTTCCATTGTATTTACAATCCTTTTTGCCTAAATATGGGtattattttaaatcaGTATAAGCTGACTTCGTAACACCGTATTGATGGTAGAGTTTCAACGTTTGCAGAATCTTTGATCGAAAGGTGATCtagaaaacaaaaggttATGCTAGGGAAATCCTAAATATCATAAATTGACGTAGGTCAAATAACGAACTAACATTTTCCAGTTCTTGTAAAACAGCAGATAGGTGTTCATGACGAGGGTCATTTTTATCGAATAGATAGAGGACTATTTTCCCTTCATTACCCTCAACAATACGTTGGAATTCAGTTGAATTCACAATCAccattttatattccaaatGATTGCGGTAGCTCCATGTATATTCCCATCACTATTTGGTAGTTGCATCCCGCAGGTGTTCCCTCACATGATATTTTGTGATGATAACCGGGCCTATTCTAAAACTAAAACATACTTTTACTCCAGTACTTGTTAGAAATAAACGCCACTTCTCGGATTCTACCTTTTTCGGCAGTTTCTCGGAAAAATGGTGGAATATTGATGGTGAATTTTCAATACTCCATGATTATAACCAGGTTAGAGTGCCTTTTATTGCAGAATCTTATCTTTTGTCTGGAAATGATTCATACAAAGACACCTGTTGtaacaaaattttccaaCCATTCAGGAAAATAAGAGCGTATGGCAATCTACACGTAGAATCAATACTAAATGGGCTCGATGTATTAGATATAGGTTGTGGAGGCGGTATACTTACAGAATCTCTAGCGAAATACGGTTGTAAAGTATTAGGAATAGATCCAAGCAGCGAACTTATCAAAGCAGCAAATATACACAAAGAACATTTTTCTAAACATAACTTAAAATTTGGACTAAAAGACAATTACACTAATCatttggaatataaagTATCAACTGTTCAAGAACATTTGGAATTGAAGCGTAAATATGACATAGTAATCGCATCTGAAGTGATAGAGCATATAGAAAACAAAGACAAGGAATTATTTTTGTATCATCTTTCAGAATTAGTAAAACCATCTGGTATACTAGTTTTAACTAGTCCAGGAGCTAGCTTAAAATCATACATAGTAAACATTCTTTTGGCAGAACGAGTTTTTCACAAGGTACCAAAAAGTACGCACAAATTTGATCTCTTTATATCGGATAGGGACTGCATACGCATATTGAAAAAATACAGTTTTGAATTGGTCAATAAACAAGGACTCCTTTATTTGCCATATGTAAGGAGGTTTATACCAATAGGAAGCCGAGATTTGTTGTATATGATCGCATTCAAAAATTCTACTAAACAGATCTAGAATATGGAGTATAGAGGttattcaaaatttgtgGGTGCTCAATCTTTTGATGTACACAAAGATTCAAAAATAGGCGGGATCCCGGTATGTTTACAGGATAAATTGCAGACACCAATATTTTAGATCTACTATAATGGGTGTATCGAGGTAGAGTGTACAAAATGTCAATCAAAAATGACTTTCCTTATGCAATTAGTTCCACCATCAACAAATAGGATTCTATATGTGTTTTACTGTCCTAAGCATGTTACGGAAAACATTGGTTGGTACTTATGTTATCAAGTTGGCATCACGAAGACTATGAAGACGTTGAGCATTTTTGAAGAGAGTTTTACACACACAGATGTTCTTAAGTCATTAGATAGTGCATCTGTTTCTGATTGGCTAAGCGACATTTCTATAAGTAATAATCATGGAGAAacattcattcatttcGAGGGAGATATTGTAGAGGAGTGTATCTATAAGGATGATATACATGCTTTAACTCTTTTTGAAGACTATAAGAACAGAAATAAGTCGGaaattgatgatgaagatatcGCGGATTATTGGATTGTGAAAAACAAGAGTTTCGAGTCTGAAGATAGTAGTGACTCATACTCGGAGGATGAAATTTGCTTTATAAACAGATTTCAGAATTATATTTTGCGAAAACCAAATACGGTAAGTAACATCTGTTTACCTGTATAATGATTTAGGTATTGAGGTATAACCGCAATGGTGACCCAATAAGCTTTAGTGAATTTGAATATGAATCAAAATGCAACAAATGCACCACAAATCTCACATTCGAACTCCAATTACTACCTGGGATAGTAAAACACCTGTAAGCCATAGTAGACACACACGCACGTAACAGGGATAAAGAATGCATGGAATTAGCTAAAATGACGCTGGGATCGGTCATATTTTATACGTGTGAGTTATATTCATGGTGTTACAATAGTGTAGGTCCAAAAGATTGTTCAAAAGATATGTATATGGAGCATGGATTGGTTCTAAAATACAATTAATGATTACTGTATTATTatactttgaaaattttCGTTTAGAACAGAAAATCTGACTTAACAAACATTGCCCAAGGGAATTTCATCCGTAAACTCTTATTGAATACTTTCTCTATAGGTATTTCGTACTTTTTGCAAAATGCGACGGTTATTCGTGGATCCATATAATTTATTTTGGAAGTTCCCAGGGCTACAGTTTTATTGCTATCctttattctcatttttatcgAGTGATCCTTTTGGCGTTTCTTTACGGTTTGAAGTCGGTTTTTACAGGCTTCAAGCTTCATACCCGACTTTGTTATACGTTTTCTTGGATTGCCATTTACATCTAGTGTCTTTGATTCAAACTGAAACTCTGTTTTGGACCCAGATTCCAGGTGTTTAATGTACTGGTTGAGTTCTTCAATATCCTCTTTGAGCATATCCGCTTGTACTTTTAATTTTGACATGGAATTTTCATGTTGCTTTGGAATACTCCTTTGATGGTTGCAAAGTATCGCAACCTCTCTATTAGCGAAATTATAAAACTGGAGAAGCTCTGAAACATTACATATATCAACACTTATGGGTTTAGTAGATGAATCCGTGCTCACATCGCCAGAAGAATCGGTGTTTTGCTTCTTTTTTCCCTTTAAGCGCTTAAATTGATTTTGCAACGTTATAGATGCATTGTAAGTTCTGAAAACTTTTGCAGATAAGCCATCcatcatctcctttaaatAGTCGTTGAGTTTTGTAGTATTTATAAGATTAAAAATTTCCGCATTCGGTTTTTTTCTATAGCAGAACTTGACCATATTATTATAAGCTACATCATTTAGCGTCACCGTATTGAAATAACGTATGGAATCTTTTCCCAAAAAGTCTAAAGTTATTACATTAGGTTTTTTATCGTTAAATTTTATATGTTCTACACGAAGACTACAACATCCGACTGTGTCTGCCTCATCTGCATCTTTCTCTCCCCCGACTCTCAGAGCCAAGAAATCAATTAGATAAGTTGCTGTACCGATCTGTCTCTCAAACATATCTAAGGATAACATCTTCGCATGGTAATCTTCACGAATCTTTTCAATATAGTTCTTCAGATCCCTTGCCTTGTTATACTTAAGGAGATCATGTAGCCCTTTAAACTTTGACTGAGCAGCAAGATACATATATTTAAATTGATCGTTAATACTATCTCTATAGTACGCAAGCCATGTGACAGAATTATCATGATAAATATCCTTCCAACAGTGCCCATCCCtttgaaaatttgaaaCTTTTGGTACAGGAGCATCTTTAGAAAGGTTGAGAATAACATCATATGGAAACATACGACATTTTAACAAACCCTGCTTGGGATGTAATCCCCTTCCTTTAAATAAGCCCGGTGGTTCTAATTTATTAGAACTCACCTTTTCCCTAATCCAATCTACGAGTGCGTAATTAAATTTATGTTCTAGTTTGGCTGTTTCAGCGGCTTTTGCTTGATAAAACTCCTTATTGTCCTTCtttttttgtttttcattttccaaGTGCTCTTTGATTTTGGAGAAGTCGCAATCCTTAAGTTTTGAGCTGCTCTTACGTATAGGATGGGATTTTTCAAACTTGCTAGTGAATACGTTCCAGAAATTCTTGCAATAAATTTCGCTTGTTTCATAATTGGTTCCTATGGATTGAGCCCACATTGTAGCAATCTCTTCAATCTCAGGGGGTAGAACCATTTCTTCTCCCTTGAATGTGATCGGAACGGAATGTGGGACGTACTCAGGTGTAAAAATCATCCCGTTATGTTCCATATATGTCCAATATTCTGTTGGTTTTT
This region of Theileria equi strain WA chromosome 1, complete sequence genomic DNA includes:
- a CDS encoding erythrocyte membrane-associated malaria like protein (encoded by transcript BEWA_019080A); the encoded protein is MANNFLKVLLVVHFIVVLRSTLCNNIALCTQESASELINKTNSIPLEYISGTGYAISVKVGSQPLLLALNSTVCGIVLFEDTKQICFHDDSKPCYIPSASTTASWCNNNTVCVPGTNKFSCVTVASPDSIKDVTPIYFHSNGFKYELRTLEGFENISLKIDHKEGGYDAEKIPVKLARTINVGDYPRILKNVDGIFGLAGLDICCRGKSLWNNILNDYEGYFVVDINKPDYNNPQSKIYLGLDKLRDSEIAWSEKRQFGGIYNNAYLQFTMYNFTMCGVNLFGKVSSNWEAIIDLSSESLVVPKNFWITIMTYLPVDPSCFTQDNKPKYCTLKKDSSGDFPLLQFKLKEDYHVNFDKVTNPTITIPLENLLIDDGESWKICILPDEISEPSPYTISPTIKIGYKVLESLNIAIDTKGNRIGLINKNQIDGTSSKCTKKISCVGDQVYEPALNVCVDPYCNVWLMKRLNKETG
- a CDS encoding glutaredoxin domain containing protein (encoded by transcript BEWA_019090A); the protein is MVIVNSTEFQRIVEGNEGKIVLYLFDKNDPRHEHLSAVLQELENDFPSITFCFLDHLSIKDSANVETLPSIRCYEAKRIVNTMEGCSTAMIVTFIRGWMKEKAQETTLDKIKRLISDNPVIVFIKGTKDDPFCRFSRAVVNMLNKSGIKFEGYNIFEDPELREELKVYSNWPTYPQLYVNGTLIGGHDIIEELYESGSLRDEIPHEYLVN
- a CDS encoding hexaprenyldihydroxybenzoate methyltransferase, putative (encoded by transcript BEWA_019100A), encoding MITGPILKLKHTFTPVLVRNKRHFSDSTFFGSFSEKWWNIDGEFSILHDYNQVRVPFIAESYLLSGNDSYKDTCCNKIFQPFRKIRAYGNLHVESILNGLDVLDIGCGGGILTESLAKYGCKVLGIDPSSELIKAANIHKEHFSKHNLKFGLKDNYTNHLEYKVSTVQEHLELKRKYDIVIASEVIEHIENKDKELFLYHLSELVKPSGILVLTSPGASLKSYIVNILLAERVFHKVPKSTHKFDLFISDRDCIRILKKYSFELVNKQGLLYLPYVRRFIPIGSRDLLYMIAFKNSTKQI
- a CDS encoding hypothetical protein (encoded by transcript BEWA_019110A), translated to MTFLMQLVPPSTNRILYVFYCPKHVTENIGWYLCYQVGITKTMKTLSIFEESFTHTDVLKSLDSASVSDWLSDISISNNHGETFIHFEGDIVEECIYKDDIHALTLFEDYKNRNKSEIDDEDIADYWIVKNKSFESEDSSDSYSEDEICFINRFQNYILRKPNTVLRYNRNGDPISFSEFEYESKCNKCTTNLTFELQLLPGIVKHL
- a CDS encoding DNA topoisomerase type I, putative (encoded by transcript BEWA_019120A), coding for MVYPILEPIPKKHSNGQNGLDNPAKRHGNDIECVKSANDSLFESDHPYENLKIHRKRCLDDTNSVNSEEDNSIPFNDNYISTASNITHMEISNASDNSDDIRTHKTTHSQQNLNNENHNNTTCDEILTNDTCVDASSVSIETNLKAKSTLNSSKSVEPKVEVKREIKNEKTDSAKESVPKRIKTEKKTDRNIEDIIEPINRWWEGMDSDYKYNQIEKPTEYWTYMEHNGMIFTPEYVPHSVPITFKGEEMVLPPEIEEIATMWAQSIGTNYETSEIYCKNFWNVFTSKFEKSHPIRKSSSKLKDCDFSKIKEHLENEKQKKKDNKEFYQAKAAETAKLEHKFNYALVDWIREKVSSNKLEPPGLFKGRGLHPKQGLLKCRMFPYDVILNLSKDAPVPKVSNFQRDGHCWKDIYHDNSVTWLAYYRDSINDQFKYMYLAAQSKFKGLHDLLKYNKARDLKNYIEKIREDYHAKMLSLDMFERQIGTATYLIDFLALRVGGEKDADEADTVGCCSLRVEHIKFNDKKPNVITLDFLGKDSIRYFNTVTLNDVAYNNMVKFCYRKKPNAEIFNLINTTKLNDYLKEMMDGLSAKVFRTYNASITLQNQFKRLKGKKKQNTDSSGDVSTDSSTKPISVDICNVSELLQFYNFANREVAILCNHQRSIPKQHENSMSKLKVQADMLKEDIEELNQYIKHLESGSKTEFQFESKTLDVNGNPRKRITKSGMKLEACKNRLQTVKKRQKDHSIKMRIKDSNKTVALGTSKINYMDPRITVAFCKKYEIPIEKVFNKSLRMKFPWAMFVKSDFLF